The following coding sequences lie in one Deltaproteobacteria bacterium genomic window:
- the mutM gene encoding bifunctional DNA-formamidopyrimidine glycosylase/DNA-(apurinic or apyrimidinic site) lyase produces MPELPEIETVLRTLAPAVVGRRVVAVRVRERRLRGGVAPTFAARLTGRRIEGVARRGKYLLAPLDDGRLWLVHLGMTGQLTLAPHGRPDRRHDHVVVELDDGRLLTYHDPRRFGRMAVIEASGLVAETGAGIDPLEGAFTPDALFALTRGRRTPIKALLMDQRRVAGLGNIYANEILFRAGVRPGRRAARLARDDCRRIVVAARTVLADAIRRGGSSISDYRDGLGREGWFQLDHCVYDRAGRPCPRCRTPIRARVVVGRSTFYCPRCQR; encoded by the coding sequence GTGCCCGAGCTGCCCGAGATCGAAACGGTGCTCCGGACCCTCGCGCCCGCCGTCGTCGGCCGCCGCGTGGTCGCCGTGCGGGTCAGGGAGCGGCGCCTCCGTGGCGGCGTAGCGCCGACCTTCGCGGCGAGGCTCACGGGCCGCCGCATCGAGGGGGTCGCACGCCGCGGCAAGTACCTGCTGGCGCCGCTCGACGACGGGCGCCTGTGGCTCGTGCACCTCGGCATGACCGGCCAGCTGACGCTCGCCCCGCACGGCCGGCCCGACCGCCGCCACGATCACGTCGTGGTCGAGCTCGACGACGGCCGCCTCCTCACCTACCACGACCCGCGCCGCTTCGGCCGGATGGCCGTGATCGAGGCGTCGGGGCTCGTGGCCGAGACCGGCGCGGGCATCGATCCACTCGAGGGCGCGTTCACGCCCGACGCGCTCTTCGCCCTGACCCGCGGGCGTCGCACCCCGATCAAGGCCCTGCTCATGGACCAGCGCCGGGTCGCGGGCCTCGGCAACATCTATGCGAACGAGATCCTCTTCCGGGCCGGCGTCCGCCCCGGCCGCCGGGCCGCGCGCCTCGCGCGCGACGACTGCCGGCGGATCGTGGTCGCGGCGCGCACGGTCCTCGCCGACGCGATCCGCCGCGGCGGCTCGTCGATCTCCGACTACCGCGACGGCCTCGGCCGTGAGGGGTGGTTCCAGCTCGACCACTGCGTCTACGACCGGGCGGGCCGGCCCTGTCCGCGCTGCCGCACGCCCATCCGGGCGCGCGTCGTCGTCGGGCGCTCGACCTTCTACTGCCCGCGCTGCCAGCGGTGA
- a CDS encoding ABC transporter permease has translation MRRAGARAALAGVTTLVLLALAGAVAPWLAPAGPYAADLTGRLGPPSDAHLFGQDTLGRDVLARVLYGARISLGVGAATVVLSLAAGTLLGCVAGYAGGWVDEGLARVIDVLLAFPGLLLAIALAALRGPSLPNVVLALSVLGWTGYARLARAAVMTLRRREFVEAALALGATPVRIVCRHLLPLAAPMLLVQATFGMAGAIVAEGSLSFLGVGAPPPLPSWGAMIDEGRPFLLVAPHLVLFPGLALAVAVLALQLLGDGLRDVLDVRAEASARGVIPP, from the coding sequence ATGAGGCGTGCAGGCGCGCGCGCGGCCCTGGCCGGGGTCACGACCCTCGTGCTGCTCGCGCTGGCGGGCGCGGTCGCGCCCTGGCTCGCGCCCGCCGGCCCGTACGCCGCGGACCTGACCGGACGGCTGGGACCCCCGAGCGACGCGCACCTCTTCGGTCAGGACACGCTCGGCCGCGACGTGCTGGCGCGCGTGCTCTACGGCGCGCGCATCTCCCTCGGCGTCGGCGCGGCCACGGTGGTGCTCTCGCTCGCCGCCGGCACCCTCCTCGGCTGTGTCGCGGGGTACGCCGGCGGCTGGGTCGACGAGGGGCTGGCGCGCGTGATCGACGTCCTGCTCGCCTTCCCCGGCCTGCTCCTGGCGATTGCCCTCGCCGCGCTGCGCGGCCCGAGCCTGCCGAACGTCGTCCTCGCCCTCAGCGTCCTCGGGTGGACGGGCTACGCGCGGCTCGCGCGCGCCGCCGTCATGACGCTCCGCCGCCGCGAGTTCGTCGAGGCCGCCCTCGCGCTGGGGGCCACCCCTGTCCGGATCGTCTGCCGCCACCTCCTCCCGCTCGCCGCGCCGATGCTCCTCGTGCAGGCGACGTTCGGCATGGCGGGCGCCATCGTCGCCGAGGGGAGCCTCTCCTTCCTCGGCGTCGGCGCCCCGCCGCCGCTGCCGTCGTGGGGCGCGATGATCGACGAGGGGCGGCCCTTCCTGCTCGTGGCGCCCCACCTCGTGCTGTTCCCCGGCCTCGCGCTCGCGGTTGCCGTGCTGGCGCTCCAGCTGCTCGGCGACGGGCTGCGCGACGTGCTCGACGTGCGCGCCGAGGCGTCGGCCCGAGGGGTGATCCCACCGTGA
- a CDS encoding DegQ family serine endoprotease, giving the protein MSGGSSRRALFAVALIGFVVGLAVSVRFDLFPASQAINLFGGGEKGGEESGSTGAPPTVTLPDFTALAEHLSPSVVNISSTQEVKGGPSLGIPGGPGGEGDPFHEFFEPFEKFFGPPRRPYKAKSLGSGFVIDTKGYILTNNHVVENADEIVVKLSSGKEFKAKVVGRDPKTDIALIEIHGASDLTPVVLGDSDGLKVGQWVVAIGNPFGLENTVTVGIVSALGRHINQGPYDNFIQTDAAINPGNSGGPLLNTRGEVVGINTAIFSRGGGNIGIGFAIPISLAKEIVPQLKEKGHVTRGWLGVMIQKVTPDIADSLGLPSAKGALVADVVKEGPAEAAGIKQGDVIVEYDGKPVNDSAELPLLVARTAVGKTVKLKVIRDKAEQTFSIKIAELKEEETAQAGPGTAEDMGLTVQTLTPEVAENLGLDRSLKGVVVTQVDAGGPAADAGLRRGDVILEVNRTPVKDVDAYRKALKSSGKGKSVLFLVRRGDNTIFLAVKPSSG; this is encoded by the coding sequence ATGAGCGGGGGGTCGAGCCGGCGGGCGCTGTTCGCGGTGGCGCTGATCGGCTTCGTGGTCGGCCTCGCCGTGAGCGTCCGGTTCGACCTGTTTCCGGCGAGCCAGGCGATCAACCTCTTCGGCGGCGGCGAGAAGGGGGGCGAGGAGTCTGGCTCGACCGGCGCACCGCCCACCGTGACCCTGCCCGACTTCACGGCCCTGGCCGAGCACCTCTCGCCGTCGGTCGTCAACATCTCGAGCACGCAGGAGGTGAAGGGCGGGCCGAGCCTCGGCATCCCGGGCGGACCAGGGGGCGAGGGCGACCCGTTCCACGAGTTCTTCGAGCCCTTCGAGAAGTTCTTCGGCCCGCCGCGCCGTCCCTACAAGGCGAAGAGCCTCGGCTCCGGCTTCGTCATCGATACGAAGGGCTACATCCTCACCAACAACCACGTCGTCGAGAACGCCGACGAGATCGTCGTCAAGCTCTCGAGCGGCAAGGAGTTCAAGGCCAAGGTCGTCGGACGCGACCCGAAGACCGACATCGCGCTGATCGAGATCCACGGCGCCTCCGACCTCACCCCGGTGGTGCTCGGCGACTCCGACGGCCTCAAGGTGGGGCAATGGGTGGTCGCCATCGGCAACCCCTTCGGTCTCGAGAACACCGTGACGGTGGGGATCGTCAGCGCGCTCGGCCGGCACATCAACCAGGGGCCGTACGACAACTTCATCCAGACCGACGCCGCCATCAACCCGGGGAACTCGGGCGGGCCCCTCCTCAACACCCGGGGCGAGGTGGTGGGCATCAACACGGCCATCTTCAGCCGCGGCGGCGGCAACATCGGCATCGGCTTCGCCATCCCGATCAGCCTCGCCAAGGAGATCGTGCCGCAGCTCAAGGAGAAGGGGCACGTGACGCGCGGGTGGCTCGGCGTCATGATCCAGAAGGTCACGCCCGACATCGCCGATTCCCTCGGGCTGCCGAGCGCCAAGGGCGCGCTCGTCGCCGACGTGGTGAAGGAGGGGCCGGCCGAGGCCGCCGGCATCAAGCAGGGCGACGTCATCGTCGAGTACGACGGCAAGCCGGTGAACGACTCGGCCGAGCTGCCGCTCCTGGTCGCGCGCACGGCCGTCGGCAAGACCGTCAAGTTGAAGGTCATCCGCGACAAGGCCGAGCAGACCTTCAGCATCAAGATCGCCGAGCTGAAGGAGGAGGAGACGGCGCAGGCGGGCCCCGGCACCGCGGAGGACATGGGCCTCACGGTGCAGACCCTCACGCCCGAGGTGGCCGAGAACCTCGGCCTCGACCGCAGCCTCAAGGGCGTCGTGGTGACACAGGTCGATGCGGGCGGCCCGGCCGCCGACGCCGGGCTCCGCCGCGGCGACGTCATCCTCGAGGTGAACCGGACGCCGGTGAAGGACGTCGACGCCTACCGCAAGGCGCTCAAGTCGTCCGGCAAGGGAAAGAGCGTCCTCTTCCTCGTCCGCCGCGGCGACAACACGATCTTCCTCGCCGTCAAGCCGTCGAGCGGCTAG
- a CDS encoding FAD-binding oxidoreductase — translation MTRAFDVVVVGGGIAGASLAYFLAERGVTDVLLLERESQPGSHATGRSAAVLAELDPISTLQELKVGSAGFLRRPPPGFAETPLLEPSGIMILLREPFWSALRQLAPLIEQAGTRLALLSPADAAARVPVLLAERFDGAVLLPEDGHIDVHALLWGYLRQARRRGVEQRLGVEVRGVRVEHGRATAVVTADGEIAARWVVNAAGAWAGAVAALAGAAPIPLVPHRRTIVVFDVRLDARAWPMVASDADQLYFAPESGGLKLSPMDEEPMQACDPQADDVAVARAFERLARLAPALVPHALRRRWAGLRTFAPDRVPVVGEDPRVRGFFWLAGQGGCGIETSPLIGQIAADLLVDGRTERFDARRLAPARFATA, via the coding sequence GTGACTCGCGCCTTCGACGTCGTCGTGGTCGGCGGCGGGATCGCCGGCGCCTCGCTCGCCTACTTCCTCGCCGAGCGCGGCGTGACCGACGTCCTCCTCCTCGAGCGCGAGAGCCAGCCCGGCTCTCACGCCACCGGGCGCAGCGCGGCCGTCCTGGCCGAGCTCGATCCGATCTCGACGCTCCAGGAGCTGAAGGTCGGGAGCGCCGGCTTCCTGCGCCGCCCGCCCCCGGGCTTCGCCGAGACGCCGCTCCTCGAGCCCTCGGGCATCATGATCCTCTTGCGCGAGCCCTTCTGGAGCGCGCTCCGTCAGCTGGCACCGCTGATCGAGCAGGCGGGCACGCGGCTCGCGCTGCTCTCGCCGGCCGACGCAGCGGCGCGCGTCCCGGTGCTCCTCGCCGAGCGCTTCGACGGCGCCGTGCTCCTCCCCGAGGACGGCCACATCGACGTCCACGCGCTCCTCTGGGGGTACCTGCGCCAGGCGCGGCGGCGCGGGGTCGAGCAGCGCCTCGGCGTGGAGGTGCGCGGGGTGCGCGTCGAGCACGGACGCGCGACGGCGGTCGTGACGGCCGACGGCGAGATCGCCGCGCGCTGGGTGGTGAACGCCGCCGGGGCGTGGGCGGGCGCGGTAGCCGCGCTCGCCGGCGCCGCGCCCATCCCGCTCGTCCCGCACCGCCGCACGATCGTCGTCTTCGACGTGCGGCTCGACGCGCGCGCCTGGCCGATGGTGGCGAGCGACGCCGACCAGCTCTACTTCGCGCCCGAGTCGGGTGGACTCAAGCTGAGCCCGATGGACGAGGAGCCGATGCAGGCGTGTGACCCGCAGGCCGACGACGTGGCGGTGGCGCGCGCGTTCGAGCGGCTCGCCCGGCTCGCCCCGGCGCTCGTGCCGCACGCGCTTCGCCGGAGGTGGGCGGGACTCCGGACGTTCGCGCCCGACCGCGTGCCCGTCGTCGGCGAGGACCCGCGCGTGCGCGGCTTCTTCTGGCTCGCGGGCCAGGGCGGTTGCGGCATCGAGACGAGCCCCCTCATCGGGCAGATCGCGGCGGACCTGCTCGTCGACGGGAGGACGGAGCGGTTCGACGCGCGGCGGCTCGCGCCGGCGCGCTTCGCGACGGCGTGA
- the tsaD gene encoding tRNA (adenosine(37)-N6)-threonylcarbamoyltransferase complex transferase subunit TsaD: protein MVVLGIESSCDDSAAAVLDAGVLRSSVVSSQDAVHGPYGGVVPELASRHHVRNMLPVIDAALARAERGLDAVDGIAVTCGPGLIGSLLVGLSVAKGIAHARGLPIVGVNHLEGHLLAANLDRPPDDPIAFPFLGLIVSGGHTGLYLARGAGDYRCLGRTRDDAVGEAFDKVAKLLGLGYPGGPAIQRLAEQGDPKAIRLPRARIKRARFDFSFSGFKTAVWQRVHDEPPPPAALPHLAASVQEALVDMLVGTTVEAIAETGVPRVVVCGGVSANRRLRTRMAEAGAELGVDVVFPRFQLCTDNAAMIAMAGWRRLEAGEDDGLAIGAEADLPFGAPVGAPAGAPD, encoded by the coding sequence GTGGTCGTCCTCGGGATCGAGAGCTCGTGCGACGACTCGGCGGCGGCGGTGCTCGACGCGGGGGTGCTTCGCTCCTCGGTCGTCTCGTCGCAAGATGCCGTGCACGGCCCCTACGGGGGCGTGGTCCCGGAGCTCGCCTCGCGCCACCATGTCCGCAACATGCTGCCGGTGATCGACGCCGCGCTCGCCCGGGCGGAGCGCGGGCTCGACGCCGTCGACGGCATCGCGGTGACGTGCGGACCCGGACTGATCGGCTCTCTCCTGGTCGGGCTCTCGGTGGCGAAGGGGATCGCACACGCGCGCGGCCTGCCGATCGTCGGCGTGAACCACCTGGAAGGCCATCTTCTCGCCGCCAACCTCGACCGGCCGCCCGACGACCCGATCGCGTTCCCGTTCCTCGGCCTCATCGTCTCGGGTGGGCACACCGGCCTCTACCTGGCGCGCGGCGCGGGCGACTACCGCTGCCTCGGCCGCACGCGGGACGACGCCGTCGGCGAGGCGTTCGACAAGGTCGCCAAGCTGCTGGGGCTCGGCTACCCGGGCGGTCCCGCGATCCAGCGGCTCGCCGAGCAGGGCGACCCGAAGGCGATCCGCCTCCCGCGGGCCCGCATCAAGCGCGCCCGCTTCGACTTCAGCTTCAGCGGCTTCAAGACGGCGGTCTGGCAGCGCGTGCACGACGAGCCGCCCCCGCCCGCGGCGCTTCCTCACCTCGCCGCGAGCGTCCAGGAGGCGCTCGTCGACATGCTCGTCGGCACGACCGTCGAGGCGATCGCCGAGACCGGGGTCCCGCGCGTGGTCGTGTGCGGGGGCGTGTCGGCGAACCGCCGCCTGCGGACGCGCATGGCCGAGGCCGGGGCCGAGCTCGGCGTCGACGTCGTCTTTCCCCGCTTCCAGCTCTGCACCGACAACGCCGCCATGATCGCGATGGCCGGCTGGCGGCGGCTCGAGGCCGGCGAGGACGACGGCCTCGCCATCGGCGCCGAGGCCGATCTGCCCTTCGGCGCTCCCGTCGGCGCTCCCGCCGGCGCTCCCGATTGA
- the rsmA gene encoding ribosomal RNA small subunit methyltransferase A, producing MGARREAREALAAAGLRPRKRWGQHFLCDPAVAHRIVETAEVGPRAVALEIGPGLGALTEELAGRAGRLYLVEIDPALAARLAARYAGNPRVRVIEGDVLALPLETLVTGTRVTVIGNLPYNIAIPILFRLREQRVRMPRAVVMVQREVAERLTARPGTADYGVTTVLLQAVADVRLAFRVSRRSFLPPPRVESAVIDVRWSVAPRVDLGDEEAFREVVRASFGQRRKMLRNALAALAQRRGVDLELACARAGVASSARAETLDLDAFARLARALIP from the coding sequence ATGGGCGCGCGGCGGGAGGCGCGCGAGGCGCTCGCCGCCGCCGGGCTCCGGCCGAGGAAGCGCTGGGGCCAGCACTTCCTGTGCGACCCCGCGGTGGCCCACCGCATCGTCGAGACCGCGGAGGTCGGGCCGCGCGCGGTGGCCCTCGAGATCGGCCCCGGGCTCGGGGCGCTCACGGAGGAGCTCGCCGGGCGCGCGGGACGCCTCTACCTCGTCGAGATCGACCCGGCCCTCGCCGCGCGGCTCGCGGCGCGCTATGCCGGGAACCCGCGCGTGCGGGTGATCGAAGGCGACGTGCTGGCGCTGCCCCTCGAGACGCTGGTCACCGGGACGCGGGTCACGGTGATCGGCAACCTGCCCTACAACATCGCCATCCCGATCCTCTTCCGGCTGCGCGAGCAGAGGGTGCGGATGCCGCGTGCCGTGGTCATGGTCCAACGCGAGGTCGCCGAGCGGCTCACCGCCCGCCCGGGCACGGCCGACTACGGGGTGACGACGGTCCTCCTGCAGGCCGTCGCCGACGTCCGGCTGGCGTTCCGCGTGTCTCGCCGGAGCTTCCTTCCCCCGCCGCGCGTCGAGTCGGCGGTGATCGACGTCCGCTGGAGCGTCGCGCCGCGTGTCGACCTCGGCGACGAGGAGGCGTTCCGCGAGGTGGTCCGCGCCTCCTTCGGGCAGCGCCGGAAGATGCTGCGCAACGCGCTCGCCGCCCTCGCCCAGCGGCGCGGTGTCGACCTCGAGCTCGCGTGCGCGCGCGCGGGCGTGGCGTCCAGCGCGCGGGCCGAGACGCTCGACCTCGACGCGTTCGCACGGCTCGCGCGGGCGCTCATCCCGTAG
- a CDS encoding ABC transporter permease: MPALAVRRLVLLLPTVLGVVTLVFAFLHLLPGDPVEIMLGEWAAPADVAALRRELGLDRPLAAQYVRFLAHAARGDLGHSIAFRAPVARVIAARYPATLELAAAAFALALVFALPLGVLAAVRRGTALDRAARLASLSGACLPSFWLGPLLMLAFSIRLGWLPVAGRGGLAHLVLPAVTLGLGMAGILVRLTRASLLAALGEDYVRTARAKGAPGWRAVGVHALRNALVPVVTVLGLQAGALLAGAIITETVFAWPGLGRLVVQAIQARDYPLVQGCVLAIGVSYVAVNTAADLLARAFDPRLLEDRR, encoded by the coding sequence ATGCCTGCGCTCGCCGTCCGGCGCCTGGTGCTCCTCCTGCCCACCGTGCTCGGGGTCGTGACCCTCGTGTTCGCCTTCCTCCACCTCCTGCCCGGCGACCCGGTGGAGATCATGCTCGGCGAGTGGGCCGCGCCCGCCGACGTCGCGGCGCTCCGACGCGAACTCGGTCTCGACCGCCCGCTCGCGGCGCAGTACGTCCGCTTCCTCGCGCACGCCGCGCGCGGCGACCTCGGCCACTCGATCGCCTTCCGGGCACCCGTCGCCCGCGTGATCGCGGCGCGCTACCCGGCGACCCTCGAGCTGGCGGCCGCGGCCTTCGCGCTGGCCCTCGTCTTCGCCCTGCCGCTCGGCGTGCTGGCCGCGGTCCGGCGTGGAACGGCGCTCGACCGCGCCGCCCGCCTGGCAAGCCTCTCCGGCGCCTGCCTGCCGAGCTTCTGGCTGGGTCCGCTCCTGATGCTCGCCTTCTCGATCCGGCTCGGGTGGCTTCCGGTCGCGGGGCGCGGCGGGCTCGCGCACCTCGTCCTGCCCGCGGTCACCCTCGGGCTCGGCATGGCCGGCATCCTGGTCCGTCTGACGCGGGCGAGCCTCCTCGCCGCGCTCGGCGAGGACTACGTGCGCACGGCGCGCGCCAAGGGCGCGCCCGGGTGGCGGGCAGTCGGCGTCCACGCCTTGCGCAACGCGCTCGTGCCCGTCGTCACCGTGCTCGGGCTGCAAGCGGGCGCACTCCTGGCGGGCGCGATCATCACGGAGACGGTCTTCGCCTGGCCAGGGCTCGGCCGCCTCGTCGTGCAGGCCATCCAGGCACGCGACTACCCGCTGGTGCAGGGCTGCGTGCTCGCGATCGGCGTGAGCTACGTCGCGGTCAACACGGCGGCCGACCTGCTCGCGAGGGCGTTCGACCCGCGGCTCCTCGAGGACCGGCGATGA